Proteins encoded within one genomic window of Candidatus Schekmanbacteria bacterium:
- a CDS encoding DUF2281 domain-containing protein, translating to MNLQQLLQELSPEMQKEVEDFAKFLLAKTTKQVHRKPSFSWAGALEDLKEQYTSVELQHKISELQRIQGGNNSAHKC from the coding sequence ATGAACTTGCAGCAATTACTTCAAGAATTATCTCCCGAGATGCAAAAAGAAGTTGAGGATTTTGCTAAATTCTTGTTAGCAAAAACAACAAAACAAGTGCATCGCAAACCTTCCTTTTCCTGGGCCGGAGCACTTGAAGATTTGAAAGAACAATACACCTCAGTTGAGCTTCAACATAAGATTTCAGAATTGCAAAGAATTCAAGGAGGAAATAACAGTGCTCATAAATGTTAG
- a CDS encoding antitoxin family protein, with the protein MLINVRARISKGIIEPDEKINIPEGTKVIVTIKEITAKSRKDAFDRAAGSWKGTIDAERLIKNIYDSRCVSTRKLPRL; encoded by the coding sequence GTGCTCATAAATGTTAGAGCAAGGATTTCGAAAGGCATAATAGAACCGGATGAAAAGATAAACATTCCTGAAGGAACCAAGGTCATTGTTACAATAAAAGAAATAACTGCCAAGTCAAGAAAGGATGCGTTTGATAGAGCGGCTGGCTCTTGGAAAGGAACTATTGATGCTGAAAGGTTAATCAAAAATATTTACGATAGCCGTTGTGTCTCAACAAGGAAGTTGCCCAGGTTATGA
- a CDS encoding type II toxin-antitoxin system VapC family toxin yields MKLAYLIDTDWIIHYLNGNEGIVGNLKELKIEGLSISVVSLAEVYEGIYYSTNPIDNEKGLNDFLTRVSILGIDNEICKVFGKERGRLRKTKNLIDDFDLLIASTCLCHKLTLLTNNRKHFEKIDGLKIISFP; encoded by the coding sequence ATGAAACTGGCTTATCTAATTGATACTGACTGGATAATTCACTATTTGAATGGGAATGAAGGAATTGTTGGAAATCTTAAGGAATTAAAAATAGAGGGTTTATCAATCAGCGTTGTTTCCTTGGCTGAAGTTTATGAAGGTATTTATTATTCTACTAATCCTATTGATAATGAAAAAGGATTAAACGATTTCTTGACAAGAGTCTCAATTCTGGGAATTGACAACGAGATATGTAAAGTTTTTGGTAAAGAGCGAGGGCGATTGAGAAAAACAAAAAACTTGATAGATGATTTTGACCTTCTGATAGCCTCAACCTGCCTTTGCCATAAACTCACCTTACTAACCAATAATCGAAAACACTTTGAGAAAATAGACGGGCTAAAAATAATATCTTTTCCATAA
- a CDS encoding nucleotidyltransferase domain-containing protein, with amino-acid sequence MNEVERTILGKFKSLIMKKINLYKMILFGSRARGDAFAFSDMDVMIIINNSVSENELDYISDCAWEAGFEYGIVVVPVVFSRDEWENSPERYSLLAQAIVTDGVQL; translated from the coding sequence ATGAATGAAGTTGAAAGAACTATACTTGGCAAATTTAAGTCGCTCATTATGAAAAAAATCAATTTATATAAGATGATTTTGTTCGGCTCGAGGGCACGTGGTGATGCTTTTGCTTTTTCAGACATGGATGTGATGATTATAATAAATAATTCAGTTTCTGAAAATGAACTTGATTATATTAGTGATTGTGCATGGGAAGCAGGCTTTGAGTATGGAATTGTTGTAGTTCCTGTAGTTTTCAGCAGGGATGAATGGGAAAACAGCCCGGAACGTTATTCACTACTTGCTCAAGCCATAGTCACTGATGGCGTGCAATTATGA
- a CDS encoding HEPN domain-containing protein — MYYAVLALLQKIGKIPSKHTGVISLFDTEFVLKGIFSKELSKDFHKAFELRQVSDYKTLTPISLDKTEDTLNKAEKFVAAVRCYLIKR, encoded by the coding sequence ATGTATTATGCGGTTCTTGCTTTACTTCAAAAGATAGGCAAGATTCCATCAAAACACACTGGTGTGATTAGCCTATTCGACACTGAATTTGTCTTAAAAGGAATTTTCTCAAAGGAACTCTCAAAAGATTTTCATAAAGCATTCGAGCTCCGTCAGGTTTCTGATTATAAAACATTAACGCCAATATCACTGGACAAGACAGAAGATACTTTAAACAAGGCAGAAAAGTTTGTCGCAGCCGTTCGATGCTATCTTATTAAGAGATAA
- a CDS encoding type II toxin-antitoxin system VapC family toxin, whose product MKPRVYVDTSVIGGCFDDEFKDYSNQLFSEFISGKKRIVISDLVLFELEEAPENVKSVLNDVPYKYTEYVFLNEESIELARAYLKNGAVTENSLSDARHIAIATVEKADILVSWNFKHIVNLNRIHLINSLNLKLGYPMIEIRSPREVLYES is encoded by the coding sequence ATTAAACCTCGCGTATATGTTGACACATCTGTAATCGGAGGATGTTTTGACGATGAATTTAAAGACTATTCCAACCAGCTTTTTTCCGAGTTTATTTCAGGCAAGAAGAGAATTGTGATATCAGATTTGGTATTATTCGAACTTGAAGAAGCCCCTGAAAATGTTAAAAGCGTCTTGAATGATGTACCTTATAAATATACCGAATATGTTTTTCTTAATGAGGAGTCAATTGAACTTGCAAGGGCTTACTTGAAAAACGGCGCTGTAACTGAAAATAGTCTTTCAGATGCACGTCATATTGCGATAGCAACTGTGGAAAAAGCAGACATTCTTGTTAGTTGGAATTTCAAACACATTGTAAATTTAAACCGTATTCACCTGATAAACTCATTGAATCTTAAACTTGGATATCCTATGATTGAGATTAGGAGCCCGAGAGAGGTGCTTTATGAAAGTTAA
- a CDS encoding HEPN domain-containing protein, whose protein sequence is MKHAQSDLELAKLGRKSKMVMNEQICFHSQQCAEKAVKAVLLFKEIDFPLTHDLEELLDILENSGIKLISMLTEAGKLTPYAVETRYPGYWGDLTNEDADESIELAEKILKWASKYILS, encoded by the coding sequence ATGAAGCATGCCCAAAGCGATTTGGAACTTGCCAAACTGGGAAGAAAAAGCAAAATGGTCATGAATGAACAAATTTGTTTTCACTCTCAGCAGTGTGCTGAAAAAGCAGTGAAAGCAGTTTTGCTGTTCAAAGAAATTGATTTTCCACTTACACATGATTTGGAAGAACTGTTAGATATATTAGAGAACTCAGGCATTAAACTCATTTCAATGCTTACTGAAGCAGGTAAACTAACTCCTTATGCTGTTGAAACGCGTTATCCCGGTTATTGGGGAGATCTTACCAATGAAGATGCCGATGAATCAATTGAACTCGCTGAAAAGATATTGAAATGGGCGAGTAAATATATATTATCATAG
- a CDS encoding nucleotidyltransferase domain-containing protein: MKANKINNISWMITSKKVEQVIRKIIEISNPSKLIIFGSYAKGKINLNSDLDVLVVVNNSIENPRKESVRIRRALKGILLSIDIIVIPESKFTELANTPGLIYREAIRTGKVVYESAA, translated from the coding sequence GTGAAAGCCAATAAAATAAACAATATTTCATGGATGATAACTTCTAAAAAGGTAGAGCAGGTAATAAGGAAGATCATCGAGATAAGCAATCCCTCCAAACTTATTATTTTTGGTTCATATGCTAAAGGGAAAATTAACCTGAATAGCGACCTCGATGTACTTGTAGTAGTTAATAATAGCATCGAAAATCCGCGAAAAGAAAGCGTGCGCATAAGGCGCGCTTTAAAGGGAATATTGCTTTCAATTGATATTATAGTTATCCCTGAAAGTAAATTCACTGAACTTGCTAATACTCCGGGCTTGATCTATAGAGAAGCCATTAGAACTGGGAAAGTGGTTTATGAATCCGCCGCCTAA
- a CDS encoding UPF0175 family protein has translation MAKEYVFKLKIPDETFNRKFKEEEFTARVRERVVMDLLRDRKISQGKAAELLVISRSELVDLMTKYNIPAFVAASDELKEGLKNLKSALGGK, from the coding sequence ATGGCAAAGGAATATGTGTTTAAATTAAAGATACCTGATGAGACTTTTAACAGGAAATTTAAAGAGGAAGAATTCACAGCGAGGGTACGAGAAAGAGTCGTAATGGATTTGTTACGAGATAGGAAAATATCTCAAGGCAAGGCAGCTGAACTCTTAGTGATAAGCAGGAGTGAACTTGTGGACTTGATGACTAAATATAATATCCCTGCTTTTGTAGCGGCGTCAGATGAACTTAAGGAGGGACTTAAGAATCTGAAAAGTGCTTTAGGAGGAAAATAA
- a CDS encoding DUF2281 domain-containing protein → MKLQQLIQELPPEMQKEVEDFAKFLLAKTTKQVRRKPSFSWAGALEDLKDQYTSVELQHKISDLMIGGK, encoded by the coding sequence ATGAAATTACAGCAATTAATTCAAGAATTACCTCCTGAGATGCAAAAAGAAGTGGAGGATTTTGCTAAATTCTTGTTAGCAAAGACCACAAAGCAAGTTCGTCGCAAACCTTCCTTTTCCTGGGCCGGTGCACTTGAAGATTTGAAAGATCAATACACCTCAGTTGAGCTTCAGCATAAGATTTCAGACTTGATGATCGGCGGGAAATAA
- a CDS encoding PIN domain-containing protein, protein MKLLIDTNVFLEILLQQEKTEEARKLLSMVEKHEFYVTDFSFHSIGVLLFRRSQHQIFRKFVNEMILEMGVTLMVPTLEEMDAITNIAEEFKLDFDDAYQYACAKKYGLTIVSFDSDFDRTRLGRKSPVEILS, encoded by the coding sequence TTGAAGTTACTAATAGATACAAATGTGTTTCTTGAGATTCTTCTTCAGCAGGAAAAAACGGAGGAAGCACGCAAGCTATTATCAATGGTTGAAAAACATGAATTTTATGTTACTGATTTCTCTTTTCATTCAATAGGTGTTCTTCTTTTCCGTCGTTCCCAGCATCAAATATTTCGAAAGTTTGTAAATGAAATGATACTGGAGATGGGAGTGACATTAATGGTTCCAACATTGGAAGAGATGGATGCGATAACTAATATTGCCGAAGAATTTAAGCTCGATTTCGATGATGCCTACCAATATGCATGTGCTAAGAAATATGGATTAACAATTGTTAGTTTCGACTCGGATTTTGATCGTACAAGACTTGGTCGAAAATCTCCAGTAGAAATACTTTCTTAA
- a CDS encoding DUF362 domain-containing protein: MNVYIYREKIDLSFIKIIPGDSVVIKPNLIKESKETDPNEWESVITSPKIIELVCEDACKKLSGKGMVTICDAPQTDSSFAKIAEKTGLYGIAKRCSEKYSVKVEVLDLRNEEWVNEGGVITERRKLPGDPKGTIAFNLGKDSFFYKFKGEGRYYGADYDTSVVNRHHRREVQEYLISATPVLADVFINLPKMKTHKKTGVTLNLKNLVGINADKNWLPHHTEGHPENGGDQFPEFALKNFIEQWSAKFTRYLALNLPFIGTGIAKKLRRAGTSTFGDGRQVIRSGNWHGNDTTWRMVLDLNKCLLYGNADGTLRKENPKRYYSLIDGIKGMEGMGPMQGEPVNSNIVIGGNDPVAVDTVAARLMGFDWRKIPVIREAYNLNRLPITNISPDSINVISDVPEWNGKFSDMEEKTFFNFKPHFGWAGHIEYEKKY; the protein is encoded by the coding sequence ATGAACGTCTATATTTACAGAGAGAAGATAGATTTATCATTTATAAAAATCATTCCCGGCGACAGTGTGGTGATCAAGCCGAACCTCATCAAAGAATCTAAAGAAACTGACCCGAATGAGTGGGAGTCGGTTATAACCTCGCCTAAAATCATTGAGCTTGTCTGCGAAGACGCCTGCAAAAAGCTTTCAGGGAAAGGGATGGTGACTATCTGCGATGCACCTCAGACAGATTCTTCTTTTGCTAAGATAGCAGAGAAAACCGGACTTTATGGAATAGCAAAACGCTGCTCTGAAAAATACTCCGTGAAAGTCGAAGTCCTCGATTTAAGGAATGAGGAATGGGTTAATGAAGGAGGCGTCATCACTGAACGGCGCAAGCTCCCCGGAGATCCAAAGGGGACTATTGCATTCAATCTTGGCAAAGACAGCTTTTTTTACAAGTTCAAAGGTGAGGGACGTTATTATGGGGCTGACTACGATACAAGTGTTGTGAACAGGCATCACCGCCGAGAAGTGCAGGAATATTTGATCTCTGCTACTCCGGTTCTCGCTGATGTTTTTATAAATCTTCCAAAGATGAAAACACACAAAAAAACCGGTGTGACTCTGAATCTTAAAAATCTTGTCGGTATAAACGCTGATAAGAACTGGCTGCCGCATCATACTGAAGGACACCCTGAAAACGGAGGTGACCAGTTTCCTGAATTCGCTCTTAAGAACTTCATTGAACAATGGTCGGCAAAATTTACAAGATATCTTGCGCTCAATCTGCCATTCATTGGAACAGGAATAGCAAAGAAATTAAGAAGAGCGGGGACAAGCACTTTTGGAGACGGAAGACAGGTAATCAGAAGCGGTAACTGGCATGGCAATGACACGACGTGGAGGATGGTGCTCGACCTTAATAAATGCCTGCTTTATGGAAATGCAGACGGCACATTAAGGAAGGAGAATCCGAAGCGCTATTATTCATTGATTGATGGTATTAAAGGAATGGAAGGGATGGGTCCCATGCAGGGAGAGCCTGTTAACAGTAATATAGTGATTGGAGGAAATGACCCTGTGGCTGTTGATACAGTCGCGGCAAGGTTAATGGGATTTGACTGGCGCAAAATCCCGGTGATCCGGGAGGCTTATAATCTAAACAGACTGCCCATAACTAATATTTCGCCTGACAGCATTAATGTCATCAGCGATGTTCCGGAATGGAATGGAAAATTTTCTGATATGGAAGAAAAAACCTTTTTCAATTTCAAACCTCATTTTGGCTGGGCAGGACATATAGAGTATGAAAAAAAATATTGA
- a CDS encoding phenylacetate--CoA ligase family protein → MKKNIDTEAIYLSLPVPFQNLLITLEGWRLKKRRYGNEYENVCREVLERSLFNDEKLIQYQDKRLRVFLALATKSPFWKRRFSEYKIRIDGEDIFSEIKKLPVLTKDEVKKHADEILDKSTSQSECISCHTSGTTGSGLVFKTTRKAEMEQWATWWRYRSWHNISFDTWCGYFGGRSIVPLKQKTPPFWRVNRAGKQLMFSTYHLRAETSVHYFKALREHKIEWLHGYPSVLALLASFFLELKMPPLSSLKIITTGAESLLPQQRKIIEKAFEVSVRQHYGQAEAVANISECEEGDFHVDEDFSLVEFIPVDADSKKYRIAGTNWTNPVFPLIRYDTGDIATLGDDRCSCGKVGRMVKEIDGRIEDYVTLPDGSKVGRMDHIFKDLIHIREAQVYQKEAGEIIFRVVKGDGYDECREEQKLISEGKKRLGNDIKISVHYADKLPRTSSGKLRLVVSEISRIESNIE, encoded by the coding sequence ATGAAAAAAAATATTGATACTGAAGCGATTTACCTGAGTTTGCCTGTTCCCTTTCAAAATCTCCTGATAACACTGGAAGGGTGGAGATTGAAAAAACGGCGCTATGGGAATGAGTATGAGAATGTATGCAGGGAAGTCCTTGAGCGAAGCCTTTTTAATGATGAAAAGCTCATTCAATATCAGGATAAGAGACTGCGCGTATTTCTTGCTCTTGCTACTAAGTCTCCTTTCTGGAAGAGACGTTTCAGCGAATACAAAATCAGAATAGATGGCGAAGATATTTTCTCTGAAATAAAGAAACTCCCTGTTCTTACAAAAGATGAAGTGAAGAAACATGCTGATGAAATCCTGGATAAAAGCACTTCGCAGAGTGAGTGTATCTCATGCCATACAAGCGGAACCACAGGAAGCGGACTTGTTTTCAAGACCACCAGAAAGGCTGAGATGGAGCAGTGGGCGACATGGTGGCGTTACAGGAGCTGGCATAATATCAGCTTTGATACATGGTGCGGATACTTCGGTGGAAGGTCAATCGTTCCATTAAAGCAGAAGACACCTCCTTTCTGGAGAGTTAACAGGGCAGGAAAACAGCTTATGTTCAGCACCTATCACCTCAGGGCAGAAACATCTGTGCATTATTTTAAAGCCCTGCGCGAACATAAAATCGAATGGCTCCACGGATATCCTTCAGTTCTGGCACTGCTGGCATCTTTTTTTCTGGAGCTGAAAATGCCGCCGCTGTCTTCACTGAAAATTATCACTACAGGAGCTGAAAGCTTATTGCCGCAGCAGAGAAAGATTATTGAAAAGGCTTTTGAGGTTTCAGTCCGCCAGCATTACGGGCAGGCAGAAGCAGTCGCCAATATCTCTGAGTGTGAGGAAGGGGATTTCCATGTGGATGAAGACTTTTCTCTTGTGGAATTTATACCGGTTGATGCAGATTCTAAAAAATACAGAATTGCCGGAACCAACTGGACCAATCCGGTTTTCCCTCTTATCAGGTATGATACCGGAGATATAGCGACATTGGGCGATGACAGGTGTTCATGCGGGAAAGTGGGAAGGATGGTTAAAGAGATTGACGGTAGAATAGAAGATTATGTCACTCTTCCTGATGGCTCAAAAGTTGGTCGTATGGACCATATCTTTAAAGACCTTATCCATATAAGGGAAGCGCAAGTTTACCAGAAAGAAGCAGGAGAGATTATCTTCCGGGTTGTAAAAGGTGATGGCTATGATGAATGCCGTGAAGAACAGAAGCTTATTTCTGAAGGAAAAAAACGACTCGGAAATGATATTAAAATATCTGTTCATTATGCAGATAAACTTCCAAGAACATCGAGCGGAAAACTGCGGCTCGTAGTTTCTGAAATAAGCAGGATTGAAAGCAATATAGAATAA
- a CDS encoding bi-domain-containing oxidoreductase — MKQLIQSYKTGELGIFDVPAPTCGKNGIVIKTSASLVSAGTEKMIVDLAKKSLAGKAMARPDLVKQVIDKMKQEGIMNALEKVFTKLDNPIPLGYSCAGRVVHAGENVSGVSAGMRVACGGAGYANHSEINFIPKNLFVKIPDGVDDIDASFVTVGAIALQGVRQAEPSLGEIFAVIGLGLIGQITVQLLKANGCRVLGVDVDPEKLALAEKLGADMTCSADELVEAAKSFSSGYGVDAVIITASTLSNQPIVDAGEITRLRGRVVVVGMVGMDIPRNIYYKKELDVRLSMAYGPGRYDPEYEEKGIDYPYSYVRWTEQRNFEAFLALVNEGKITPKELITHKFDFNDALKAYELFEGKIKEKYLGIVLLYPDKAGIEEDRVIRLSERITPAGDVSVGLIGAGNFAKSVIIPTLKKIDGIQLTGLCTSTGVSAQGAGSKHDFKFITTDSREILANNEINSVVITTRHNTHAKLVCDSLRAGKNVFVEKPLCINALELLEIEKIYYSFSSGQSVPLLMVGFNRRFSPLIRKMKSKVNDKPLSVVYRINAGVIPRESWIQDFETGGGRIIGEVCHFIDTCSYLAGADPVAVYARCVNKDDRSIPDEDNVNIVLTYENGSTASINYFAFGNKQMPKEYIELFAGNISMQMRDFRELTIYSGNKKEQIKSSNQDKGFINEFTAFKEALKTGVPAVSFASICKTTRTTFKILESLRLNQAVSI, encoded by the coding sequence ATGAAACAACTTATTCAATCATACAAAACCGGTGAGCTTGGGATTTTTGATGTCCCTGCGCCGACCTGCGGCAAAAACGGAATCGTCATTAAAACTTCAGCCTCACTTGTCTCTGCAGGCACGGAGAAGATGATAGTTGACCTTGCCAAAAAATCCCTGGCTGGAAAAGCGATGGCAAGACCCGACCTCGTAAAGCAGGTTATTGATAAGATGAAACAGGAAGGGATAATGAATGCGCTGGAGAAGGTATTCACCAAACTCGATAATCCCATTCCTCTTGGCTATAGCTGTGCCGGCAGGGTTGTCCATGCAGGCGAAAATGTGAGCGGTGTTTCTGCCGGCATGAGAGTCGCCTGCGGAGGTGCAGGTTATGCAAATCACAGCGAGATAAATTTTATCCCCAAGAATCTGTTTGTAAAAATCCCTGATGGCGTAGATGACATTGATGCGTCATTTGTCACTGTCGGAGCCATAGCCCTTCAGGGTGTTCGTCAGGCAGAGCCGTCTTTGGGGGAGATATTCGCTGTCATAGGATTGGGGCTTATCGGGCAGATAACAGTCCAGCTTTTAAAAGCAAATGGATGCAGGGTTCTTGGTGTTGATGTTGACCCTGAGAAACTTGCGCTGGCAGAGAAATTAGGCGCAGACATGACATGCAGTGCAGATGAGCTTGTTGAGGCCGCTAAATCATTCAGCAGCGGATACGGTGTTGATGCTGTCATTATCACGGCATCGACGTTGAGCAACCAGCCCATAGTTGATGCAGGCGAGATAACGCGTCTTCGCGGCAGGGTGGTTGTTGTAGGTATGGTGGGGATGGATATACCGAGAAACATCTATTATAAAAAGGAACTCGATGTCAGACTGTCAATGGCGTACGGCCCCGGCAGATACGATCCTGAATATGAAGAAAAAGGAATAGACTATCCTTACAGTTATGTAAGATGGACTGAGCAGCGCAATTTCGAAGCTTTCCTCGCACTCGTAAACGAGGGAAAGATCACTCCCAAGGAATTGATCACTCACAAGTTTGATTTTAATGATGCGCTTAAGGCTTATGAGTTGTTTGAAGGAAAGATCAAAGAGAAATATCTGGGGATTGTCCTTTTATATCCTGATAAGGCCGGCATTGAAGAAGACCGGGTAATAAGGCTGTCAGAGAGAATTACACCGGCAGGGGATGTATCTGTCGGATTGATCGGAGCAGGTAATTTCGCAAAATCCGTTATCATTCCGACCCTGAAAAAAATAGATGGGATTCAATTGACCGGGCTTTGCACTTCCACAGGTGTTAGTGCGCAGGGTGCCGGCAGCAAACATGATTTTAAATTCATAACAACTGATAGCAGAGAGATTTTAGCAAACAATGAGATTAATTCAGTTGTAATCACCACAAGACATAATACCCATGCAAAACTGGTCTGCGATTCTCTAAGGGCCGGAAAAAATGTATTTGTGGAGAAGCCTCTCTGTATAAATGCGCTGGAGCTTTTAGAGATTGAGAAGATATATTATTCCTTTAGCTCCGGCCAGTCTGTTCCTCTCCTGATGGTTGGCTTTAACCGCCGTTTTTCCCCGCTCATCCGGAAAATGAAATCAAAGGTTAATGATAAGCCTCTCTCTGTTGTTTACAGGATAAATGCCGGCGTGATACCGCGTGAAAGCTGGATTCAGGACTTTGAGACAGGAGGCGGCAGGATAATCGGTGAAGTATGTCACTTTATAGATACCTGCTCATATCTTGCGGGAGCAGACCCTGTTGCAGTTTACGCAAGATGCGTAAATAAAGATGACAGGTCAATCCCTGACGAGGATAATGTGAATATAGTTTTAACCTACGAAAATGGCTCAACTGCTTCCATCAATTATTTTGCTTTCGGGAACAAGCAGATGCCAAAGGAATATATCGAACTCTTTGCCGGGAATATCTCGATGCAGATGAGGGATTTCAGGGAACTGACGATATACAGCGGAAATAAAAAGGAACAGATAAAATCATCCAATCAGGACAAAGGATTTATAAACGAGTTTACCGCATTCAAAGAAGCGCTTAAAACCGGAGTACCTGCTGTTTCATTTGCATCAATCTGCAAGACTACGAGGACTACTTTTAAAATATTGGAGTCTCTCCGTCTCAATCAGGCTGTCTCCATCTAA
- a CDS encoding alginate lyase family protein has product MEKIFLYINTVKFLKTEQVCYRIYYIARNLLRRLTGYRYKLSIDSNLSNSNSSDSDSIDADLKELVLENTISRSSSYANGTFTFLNLSKKFDGSVDWQYSGHGALWAYNLNYFDYLNQSDITREEGLRLIYGFIEKLPGNKTGLEPYPTSLRIINWIKFLRRNKIKDKKIDASLHAQGMILTDNIEYHLLGNHLLENAFALVFAGYYFGDEFIYQKGKEILVKELPEQVLPDGGHFELSPMYHQIILERILDCINLVQNNEGFRRELNRLLSETAELMLGWLKNMTFRNGDIPLVNDSANGIAATSAELFDYAGKLGIKEKVLPLGESGYRKIERNKYEAVVDVGPIGPDYQPGHSHSDTFSFVLYADGKPFIVDTGVSTYESNERRLSERGTSAHNTVRIENTEQSEVWESFRVGRRASVRKLKEAPDSITAEHTGYMRIGAVHRREFEFHDTKVVISDSIISNRKYLSFAFLHFHPEVNVNVENNMVIADGKQIIITGYENIEMNDFDYAIGFNRLLKAKMVKVSFYKNLTIEILV; this is encoded by the coding sequence ATGGAGAAAATATTTCTCTACATCAACACAGTAAAATTCCTTAAGACAGAGCAGGTCTGTTACAGGATTTATTACATCGCACGAAATCTTCTAAGAAGACTGACAGGATACAGATATAAACTTTCTATTGATTCTAATTTAAGCAATTCTAATTCAAGCGATTCTGATTCTATTGATGCTGATTTAAAAGAGTTAGTTTTAGAAAATACTATTTCACGAAGCTCGTCTTATGCGAATGGCACCTTCACATTCCTTAACCTTTCAAAAAAGTTCGATGGTTCTGTTGATTGGCAGTATTCCGGGCATGGCGCTCTATGGGCTTATAACCTCAATTATTTCGATTACCTGAATCAGTCTGATATAACCCGTGAAGAGGGGCTAAGACTTATCTACGGTTTCATTGAAAAACTTCCCGGCAACAAAACAGGACTTGAACCATATCCAACATCATTAAGGATTATTAACTGGATAAAGTTTCTCAGACGCAACAAAATCAAAGATAAGAAGATAGATGCAAGCCTCCATGCTCAGGGAATGATTTTGACAGACAACATTGAATATCATCTACTTGGCAACCATCTTCTGGAAAATGCCTTTGCTCTTGTTTTTGCTGGCTATTACTTTGGAGATGAATTTATTTATCAGAAAGGGAAGGAAATCCTTGTAAAAGAACTGCCGGAACAGGTACTTCCCGACGGGGGGCATTTTGAATTAAGCCCCATGTATCACCAGATAATTCTTGAGAGGATTCTTGACTGCATAAATCTTGTTCAAAACAACGAGGGGTTTCGCAGGGAACTCAATAGACTGCTATCTGAAACGGCTGAGCTTATGCTTGGCTGGCTTAAGAATATGACATTCAGGAATGGTGATATTCCTCTTGTCAATGACTCTGCAAATGGGATTGCAGCGACGAGTGCAGAGTTGTTTGATTATGCAGGGAAGCTTGGAATAAAAGAAAAGGTCCTGCCTCTTGGCGAAAGCGGTTACAGGAAGATAGAGCGGAATAAATATGAGGCAGTTGTTGATGTTGGTCCTATTGGTCCTGATTACCAGCCCGGTCATTCACACAGCGATACTTTTAGTTTTGTCCTTTATGCTGATGGAAAGCCATTCATTGTTGATACAGGAGTTTCAACTTATGAATCCAATGAAAGGCGGCTTTCGGAGAGGGGGACCTCAGCGCACAATACTGTGCGTATTGAAAACACTGAGCAAAGCGAAGTATGGGAAAGCTTTAGGGTAGGACGAAGGGCTTCTGTAAGGAAGCTGAAAGAAGCGCCTGACAGCATTACTGCAGAGCATACCGGGTATATGAGGATAGGCGCTGTACACCGGAGGGAGTTTGAATTCCATGATACTAAAGTAGTGATAAGTGATTCGATTATTTCAAATCGAAAATATTTAAGCTTTGCATTCCTTCACTTTCACCCTGAAGTGAATGTAAATGTTGAGAACAACATGGTGATTGCAGATGGTAAACAAATTATAATTACCGGTTATGAAAATATTGAAATGAATGATTTTGATTATGCTATCGGGTTTAACAGACTTCTCAAGGCAAAGATGGTGAAGGTGTCTTTTTACAAAAATTTAACAATTGAAATCCTTGTATGA